In Oncorhynchus tshawytscha isolate Ot180627B linkage group LG01, Otsh_v2.0, whole genome shotgun sequence, the genomic stretch tggaatggtggTTAAGAaacaaacagcttacagacgataggcaattaaggtcacagttatgaaaatttaggacactaaagaggtctttctacaccaaaagaaagatgcccatggtTCCTGCtgatctgcgtgaacgtgccttaggcatgctgcaaggagacatgaggactgcaaatgtggccaaggcaataaatAGCAATATCTGTACTGTgggatgcctaagacagcgctacagggagacaggatggacagctgatcgtcctcgcagtggcagaccacctgtaacaacacctgcacaggatcggtgcacctgaacatcacacctgcgggacaggtacaggacaacaactgcccgagttacaccaggaactcacaatccctccatcggtgcttagactgtccgcaataggctgagagaggctggaatgaaggcttgtaggcctgttgtaaggcaggtcctcaccagacatcaccggcaacaacgtcgcttaTGGACAAACCCactgtcactggaccagacaggactggcaaaaagtgctcttcactgacgagtcgcggttttgtctcaccaggggtgatggtcggatttgcgtttatcgtcaaaggaatgagcgttacaccgtggcctgtactctggagtgggatcgatttggaggtggagggttcgtcatggtctggggcggtgtgtcacagcatcatcggactgagattgttgtcattgcaggcaatctcaactctgtgcgttacagggaagacatcctcctccctcatgtggtacccttcccgcaggctcatcctgacatgaccctccagcatgacaatgccaccagccatactgcttgttctgtgcatgatttcctgcaagacagaaatgtcagtgttctgtcatggccagcgaagaacccggatctcaaacccattgagcacatctgggacctgttggattggagggtgagggctagggccattccccccagaaatgtccgagaacttgcaggtgccttggtggaagagtggggtaacacctcacagcaagaactggcaaatctggtgcagtccatgaggaggagatgcactgcagtacttaatgcagctgctgGACACACCACACTGgactgttattttttattttgacccctctttgttcagggacacactaTGCCATTAGTCACatgtttgtggaacttgttcagtttatgtctccgttgttgaatcttgttatgctAAGTTTGCTAAAAAATAAATGCccttgacagtgagaggacatttctttttttgctgagtttagtaagaaacactaatttgaagggtttgAATGACATCTGACCTCTGTCCTGACTTTCTAGTGTGATTTGATCATTCTCGCTGGAAAGCTGAGAGACATTGGATGATGATTTGAAGGTCATTTGTAATGCTGATAATTACAGAGAAGTTTTATAACTAATAGAATGTGTTGTTTTTACACAGTCAATATTGTGAATTATGTGTCAAAATGGGGGAATtaccttttttttgggggggggattgaAGTTTACACACCTTGAGTGATATGTAGGTATATATTGAGTGATGTATGAAGGAGTGTATTTTTcccttgtttgttttgttttgataaatcccaccagattgggtctgctggatGTTTGGGATAATTTCCTGAGTCTATGTCTGTGATGAGGTTGACAGTGTGATAAGGGGAGTATAAACTAATTTGGGAAAAGATGTTTCAACAGAATGTGTTATTTCCTTCAACATTTGTTTTAGAAATTTGCATTAAGAATATTTGTAGAAGTAATAATTTGTCATATAGTCAATGCTTGTCTGGATTTCCTGGATCAGAAATGAACTGAACTGAATTGTTGTTCTGATTTGTCCTTTCGAGGTTAAGGTGGATATGGTATCTAAATGCACGAAAGGGATAATTTGACCAAACAGGGGGTGACCTCAAAACCCCCTCTAACCGGCTGAAGAAATGGCATTCACTATGGCCCTGTCCTGCACCACTTCTATCGAGAGACCTGAGTCCGAGCCAGCAACCGGTGGACAGCATCTAGTTCTCTCATATTGCTGGTATACTGGTTGGCAAATGAACAAGGCATAATAGGAGTTGTGGTGGGGTTCAGGTGAGACATTTTATCATGGTCCATACACTTTGAACTGTGAAGCTACCTGAAGAAGGAAAATTAAGAAATGCCAGAAGATTGAGTGCCGGAGAAAGGAGGGGTTGGTCAACTGTGCCCATAATTGATTTAGACTTATCTGAAATTGTTATTTGGggtatctcctcctctgacgaagaggtagaacaaggatcagaccaaaatgcagcgtgatgatgattcatgatatatttcaATGAaggaaggaaaacctatacatacagaaactacaaaactaacgataatgaaaaccgaaacagccctatctggtgcaggtacaaagacaggaacaatcacccacaaacacacagtgaaacccaggctacctaaatatggttcccaatcagagacaacgagaatcacctgactctgattgagaacctcaggcagccatagactatgctagacacccctactcagccacaatcccaatacctactaaaacccccaataccacaacacaacacaaaataaccccatgtcacaccctggcctgaccaaataattacataaacacaaaatactaagaccagggcgtgacagtatcagGTTGATGGGGGAGGTCTACGGTGCTAAATGTATCATTATTTAGGGTAAGAATtcattgagatactgatctgtaATTATAACCCCGACGAGAGAGTTAATTGGGTTAATTATTAGGTGAATATATTGTATGTTAATATGGATGTACATTCTGCCAGTGTTGATGTATGTTAAATTGAGGGTTTTCATTTTGAGTGGTAGAACCAATGTGAATCACTGAGCAATGTCATTCAACATTTTGGTTGGATAATTAACTGGGTTTTGAATTATGATTTGGAAACTAAATTATTTTTAAAACTGATGTTAACTATATGAGTGGAGCAATTAATGTATTATGGATTGATTGTTTTGATTGTTGTTATGCTAATGATGACATGGGTAAATAAGTTGTGTACTATGTTGAGACTATTCTCAGCATGCTTTGGTAAAAGGAGGGGTAAAGTCTGATCCTGAGAGTGAAACTGAGCTTAATCTATTTGATTTATATCCATTACCAAATTGAAATGTTTAAGGATAACACTCAGGAACTATAGCAGGTTTATGCTaatggccattctaacacctggatatgtttatttttgaaccattccattatagattttgctttatgttttggatcattgtcttgttggaaaacaaatctctgtcccagtctcaggtcttttgcagactccatcaggttttcttccagaatggtcctgtatttggctccatccatcttcccatcactttgaaccatcttccctgtccctgctgaagaaaagcaggcccaaaccatgatgctgccaccaccatgtttgacagtggggatggtatattcagggtgatgagctgtgttgcttttacgccaaacataacgttttgcattgttgccaaaaagttcaattttggtttcatctgaccagagcaccttcttccacatgtttggtgtgtctcccaggtggcttgtggcaaactttaaacgacactttttatggatatctttaagaaatggctttcttcttgccactcttccataaaggccagatttgtgcaatatgcgactgattgttgtcctatggacagagtctcccacctcagctgtagatctctgcagttcatccagagtgatcatgggcctcttggctgcatctctgatcagtcttctccttgtatgagctgaaagtttagagggacggctcggtcttggtagatttgcagtggtctgatactccttccatttcaatattatcgcttgcacagtgctccttgggatgtttaaagcttgggaaatctttttgtatccaaatccggctttaaacttcttcacaacagtatctcggacctgcctggtgtgttccttgttcttcatgatgctctctgcacttttaacggacctctgagactatcacagtgcaggtgcatttatacggagacttgattacacacaggtggattctatttatcatcattagtcatttaggtcaacattggatcattcagagatcctcactgaacttctggagagagtttgctgcactgaaagtaaaggggctgaataattttgcacacccaatttttcagtttttgatttgttaaagaagtttgaaatatccaataaatgtcgttctacttcatgattgtgtcccacttgttgttgattcttcacaaaaaaatacagttttatatctttatgtttgaagcctgaaatgtggcaaaaggtcgcaaagttcaagggggccgaatactttcgcaaggcactgtatatagtgggATCATGATGCTTGTCCTGGGTtatgttcattaggcactaaatggaataaatgtttttttaaaccttGTAATTTTACTTTTAAGTTGAGAGAATTCTCAAAATGGGGGAATGTGATAGAAAAATTACATATTTAACTGATTTGTTTAATATTAATAGTTAGCAATTAATACTTAACAAATATGAGGATATTTCTGTCCTGTTAGTGTCTTTGTTTTCATGGGCTCCActctagttccctgcagctaatcaGGGCGTATGGTCACTGGAgatggcttgagctgacaaatgGGTTAAAGACTGCATTACAGAGACAAGAATGTGTTTTACTAGAGATAGCTTAGGAGTAGAACAATCCGTCATTGTCTCAAAATCATCcttgcatctgggaaactaagccaggGTGGGGTTAAGACAATAACCCAAGTGCAGATAATGACAGGATGAACCCAGAGTGGCTTATGATGCCCCAATCTGCATGAGGGGGGTTGAACCAACCATAACTGAGTGTTGTTAGCTGAGTGTTGTTAGTGTCAGCTATATATAGTATTCTGCATTTGTGTAAAGGTTAGGTTACTCGGTCCAACACTCAAGGGTGGGGGGTCGACAAGCCTCATTAGTGCAAAAATGAATTAATATTAAAtgaagatgattgtttgaagaaatgacaaaatctctctcagtactgaatttccacaacagtgtgtagagtcagtataaatgtatgtgcatagtttcctgtagtccacgatcagctccttggtcttactgacattgaggCACCACActtccaccacactaccacactgacctcctccctgtaggctgactcatcatcactggtgattaggcctaccactgtgtaGTCGTCAGCacacttgatgatggtgttggagtcatgcgtggccacacagtcgtgggtgaacagggagtacaggagggggctaagcacacacccctgcgGGGACCCTGttttgagggtcagcatggtgaAGGTGATggtgcctaccctcaccaccaggatccaattgcagagggagatgttcagacccagagtcctaagctggtgatgagcttggaggggataatggtgttgaaagctgagctgtagtcaatgaacagcattctcacatacctGATGGCAAATCggcaatcaaaataaacgtttTACCACAGcaaccatgttatttttgggaagcacATTTCATTCTGAGTtcggacatacagtgccttcggacgatattcagaccccttgacttttttcacattttgttacattacagctttattctaaaatgtattaaattgttctTTCCCCTCATAATTCTacatacaatatcccataatgacaaggcaaaaccAGGAGAAAAAATGTGTTGCTTATTTATGaaaaaaaaaactgatatcacatttacataagtattcagaccctttactcagtactttgttgaagcacctttggcagcgatgtttacatgactattgcataatctgtttaatattgaattattaCTGTGCATGTGAACATACTCACTGCCGCCTGTAGTACTATAACCCACATACCTCGATCAGTAGGTTCCTCTTCTGTTTCAGTGGACATGATGCCTCTGTTCACAGTTCACATATTTGCTTGCTGTGAGCACATGCATATTTTTTATGCTTGTTACAGAGAAGGGGGACTTCATTGCTCTGGATCTGGGAGGCTCGGCCTTCCGCATCCTGCGAGTGAAGGTGTCCCATGAGAAGAAGCAGACGGTTCAGATGGAGAGCCAGATCTATGACACTCCAGAGGACATCATCCATGGCAGTGGCACTCGGGTACGGGGTACCTTTCAAACTCTTACCGTATATAAATGTCTAAAAGTCtagtggccagggaaataaatccAAAGTGTGCATTACAGTCTCTCCTTGTGCACAGATTGCTTTCGAGATAACCATCCCTAACTTAATTATTTTCCTTTCCCTTGCAGCTGTTTGACCATGTTGCAGAGTGCCTGGGTGACTTCATGGAGAAGCAGAATATCAAGGATAAGAAGCTTTCTGTCGGCTTCACCTTCTCCTTCCCCTGTGCACAAACAAAACTGAATGAGGTGAGAGAATGAACAAGCCAATAGTACTGTACAGCTGAGCTTCAGTTATTAGCttcgtttttttattttaccctcaTTTTCCTCctcaatttcgatcttgtctcatcgctgcaactcccaacgggctcgggagaggcgaagggtGAGCCATGCGTCCTCCTGAACATGACCCGCCCAAGCTCGCACCTTAACACCCaccagcttaacccggaagccagccgcaccaatgtgtaggGGGAAACACCATTCAATTGGCGACCTGTATCAGCCTGCAAGCACCCGGCCCTCCACAAGGAGTCGGTAgggcacgatgagccaagtaaagcccccccggccaaacccttccctaacccggatgacgctgggccaattgtgtgccgtccTATTGGACTTCTGTCACGGACGGTTGTATTAGCTTCAGTTTTGAAGACAGATCATATCATACTATCAGTGATCTGCCTGTTTGTCTTTTGTAGAGTTATTTGCTCACTTGGACAAAACGCTTTAAAGCCAGTGGAGTTGAGGGAATGGACGTTGTGACTCTTCTGAACAAGGCCATCAAAAAACGTGGGGTAGGTTTGATGTTTTTAAGCATACTTGCCTAATGCAATGACAAtgatcccactgggcaaaaacgacttgaatcaacattgtttccacatcattttaacCAGAAAATTCAATATGATGACGTTGAATGAACGTGGATAACTGATTGGATTTGTAAAAAGTAATCAATGTAAGGTCATTTTtatttcacccaacttttaacctaaattcaATGACATGGTGATATTGTTGGCTGATTTCACATTAGttcacaactcaaccaaatgcaaatcaaaactagatgttgaactgatgtctgtgcccaatgGGAAGTTCAGTCATAAGCAAATCTGTTGCACCATGGTTATATAATTGTAACCCTGTGCTTTTCAGGACTATGATGCAGACATCATGGCAGTGGTCAATGACACAGTTGGAACCATGATGACCTGTGGCTTTGATGACCAGCGTTGTGAAGTTGGTATCATCATAGGTATAAAATCCATTTACCTCCCACCAGACCATTAAAGGATCCCCCCTCCCCCAGAAGAAGTTGGTGCCACTATTTCAATGTAATTTCCTGTCTTAGAGAGAAAATGCACGTTTAGGTTCCACCTCTGAAGAATGACAGAGGCTACTTATAAATATTTACAAATTGGGTGTAGGAATTTCCATGTGGAGTTAAACATCAACAAATAGGGCACCTAGCATGCTaaccttatctagctagctagctagctagcttgctaaccatATCTAGCAGGCACGATAGGCTAGATCtgttgttgctgttttttttAACTACACTGTATTCAAAATATTAGCCAGCTCGATCGATGGCTTGTTCTGGAGCTGTATTTGCCATAAGCATTGATTTAGCGAAAACTTCGCCACAGATGGAAACCACTGGTCTATCTTTGACTCTGCCATCTATTATTATCTCCAAAGTTTTGACATCTTCCATAAATTGCGGCCGCGAATCCACCATAGAAATAGTTTGGAAAATAAGATGAAGCTCAGATAATATCCATAAATATAGAAAAATAGCTGATATgtgtttttctacattgtaaggGACATGGTGCAACTTTTCGTAGGTAGGCTGCTGACAGGCTTTGGCTGCGGTACAGCAAAGCCAAGTCAGCCCTTGCTCATGGTTCTCACATGGGAAGTGAAATGATAGGCTATAATGACTTTGCTCAAGATCATGCACGCTGCAAATTACATGTAACTAACAAATTTCATGTAACTAGCAAATTACATGCACCCTTACATTTTTTCTCCATGGCTCAGGTGACCAAGTGGACACAAGACTGTTTGGCTCATGTGAGTCACGAAGAGGAATAACTTTGGATTTGTTTCAGATTAATAAACAttgccatgctggtgggtggtaatATTCAAATAAAAATCAACCCTGAAACTAAACGTAGGCGGAAAATAATTTGTATTATATTATCATAGGAAATGACACCACATTCACACGGATTCGCACAAATTGGGCAGTTCGGACTTCAAGCCAAAATATATCATAATTTGACTAAAACTATGACTTACTGACTTAAATCGTTATGCACCATCATGGGTAAGCTCTGGACATTGTTTTTCAGCTTGAAAAAGTGGATTTCTACTGGTGTGGGTGTTTAATTATATTTATTCCAAAATGTTCAATCATTTTGTCAGAACAGATAGTGCTGTGTTTGGTTTCAATGTGCCCCTGCTGATCACCCTTTTGCCCTATTTTTGTTCAAGCCGAGCTGAAGCTCATTGGGTACACTTTTACTTTTGCATTACTCACGTGTTGCTTGTTGGTGTCTCCTCAGGCACAGGTACTAATGCTTGTTACATGGAGGAGCTAAGGCACATTGACCTGGTGGAGGGAGACGAGGGCAGAATGTGTATCAACACAGAGTGGGGAGCCTTTGGGGACGATGGAATGCTGGAGGACATTCGCACAGAGTTCGACAGAGAAATTGACAGGGGCTCTCTAAACCCAGGGAAACAGCTGTATGTCACATATTAATACACTATAAATCAGACCTTCCCAAATTTCTTTAAGACATACAATATCAGTTAAGTGCATTGATAGTAGTAGTCATCGTACCCATGTCACATTTTCCCTCAGTGTTTAGCAACATATTGTATCTTTTTCTCTCCAGGTTTGAGAAGATGGTCAGTGGGATGTACATGGGCGAACTTGTGCGACTCATCCTGGTCAAGATGGCCAAAGAGGGATTTTTGTTTGAGGGTCGGATAACGCCTGAACTTCTTACTAAAGGGAAATTTGAAACCAAACACGTTTCTTCCATTGAAAAGTAGGTGTCAATCAGTTTTCTTTTCTTTAGGGTCTAGATGACTTGTGCCATGTAGCCATTTGCAAACTGAGCACTGCTTTGAGACTGCACACCATTATCGTACGCCTTTGTAATGTAATTTGTCACCACTGAGCTCATCTCTTCTCCGAACCTATCACTGTCCAGGAGTAAAGAAGGCCTCGCTAAAGCCAAGGATATCCTAGGTCGCCTGGGTGTGGAACCATCCGCAGATGACTGCGTTGCTGTGCAGCACGTATGCACCATAGTCTCCCACAGATCAGCCAACCTCCTCGCTGCCACTCTGGGCGGCATCCTCTCcaggctaaaggacaacaaagggAACCCTCGCCTACGCACCACTGTGGGCATCGACGGCTCTCTCTACAAGATGCACCCGCAGTGAGTAGCCTATACCAGTAGAGGGCCCCCTGGGTACAAGGTAGACTGTACCCAGCTCTTATTGTGCATCTTAATTGTGTATCTTGCATTGAAGCTATGCAATTCTGTCAAATGGCTTAGGGAATACTACAATAGACTTTGAAAAAGAGACATTGATACAGAATACAGATGTCAAAGATATATTTTAGGTACTAGGGCCAAGAGCCTGAGTTGTGATGAGATACGTAAAAGGTTAAGTTACACGTGAGAATCCAAGAATCCAAGGTCAGGTCATTTTTGTCTGACTGAGAATCACCCTTCCCATCTCCTCAGATATGCCCGGCGTCTCCACAAAACAGTCCGCCGCCTAGTTCCTGAGTCAGATGTCCGCTTCCTGCTCTCAGAGAGTGGGAGCTCCAAGGGCGCTGCCATGGTGACCGCTGTGGCCTACCGGCTGGCTGACCAGCGTCGTCAGATCACAGAGACCCTGGCTGAGTTCAGACTGACCAGTGACCAGCTGCTGGAGgtgaagaagaggatgaggacAGAGATCCAGAACGGCCTGGGGAAAAAGACCCATGACAGCGCCACCATCAAGATGTGGCCCACATATGTACTCAGCACACCAGATGGATCAGGTGAGAGAAGTTCAACTTGGATTTAAATTAGTTTCCCAGACTGTGATTCTACCAGTTGACCAGAGTGGTTTAGCTCTGTGACAAAACGTTTTGAGAttcattccattaattccatttgACATAAATGGGAATTTAACCCTCTTCTGCTTCCCCTGCTGTATATAACCATATCAACAACTTAAAAGCTCCTTATCACTCGTTAATGCTTTAACACGCTACTGTATAATCCAGGCTTCTATGAAAACATATGATATTGTGTATTTTTTTGGCTTAGCACTTCTTGTAGTGCCCTGATTAAGGTCAAAGTATTTCTAAGTCTAACACAATTACTTCACAGCACTCCCACACCTCCATGCAAGTCAAAACATCCAATGTCAATGAGAGATTCAATTCGACACACTGTTTGTCACTCATTTCAAATGGCTATGACAGTGGCAACAAGTACAATGTGTTGCAAGACTTTTCATAAGCATTTAGGAACCCTTTATAATGTGTTATTATGTCGCATAAAAAATATCTGGAAAATCAAACCGTTATTATCTCTTTTTACTAAAGACAGTATTGTTAATTTTGTTGTGTTTTCCAGAAAATGGTGATTTCTTGGCTTTGGATTTAGGAGGGACAAACTTTAGAGTGCTGTTGGTGAAGATTCGCAGTGGCAAGCGGCGGACAGTAGAGATGCATAACAAAATTTATGCTATTCCTATGGAGGTGATGCAGGGGACTGGAGAGGAGGTGAGTAAGTTTGGGAGTTTCCTGTGAGTATGGACATATATCTCATTCTGTACCAAAACAATGTCAGTTGTCCCACACATTTGAAAAGGAAGTTACTGTAAATGCAATAGCTCCTATTATAGATATAACAGGACATACGTTAAGCATATTCTTACAGCCAACTTTTGCGACCTGTGTAACATAAGCAAATTTGCTTGTGCTTGTTGAAAAATACCCTCCATTTCCCACAGCTGTTTGACCACATTGTCCAGTGCATATCTGACTTCCTGGACTACATGGGTATGAAGAACACTCGCCTGCCTCTGGGTTTCACCTTCTCTTTCCCCTGCAGACAGACCAGCTTGGATGTGGTGAGCTGACTCCTTC encodes the following:
- the hk1 gene encoding hexokinase-1 → MTHFSSFVWTETGIFFKPPHQGEGTTGISLFFSSPFILSPPVDRMIAAQLLAYYFTELKDDKVKKIDKYLYAMRFSDETLMDIMKRFRRELGNGLGRDTNPTATVKMLPTFVRSIPDGSEKGDFIALDLGGSAFRILRVKVSHEKKQTVQMESQIYDTPEDIIHGSGTRLFDHVAECLGDFMEKQNIKDKKLSVGFTFSFPCAQTKLNESYLLTWTKRFKASGVEGMDVVTLLNKAIKKRGDYDADIMAVVNDTVGTMMTCGFDDQRCEVGIIIGTGTNACYMEELRHIDLVEGDEGRMCINTEWGAFGDDGMLEDIRTEFDREIDRGSLNPGKQLFEKMVSGMYMGELVRLILVKMAKEGFLFEGRITPELLTKGKFETKHVSSIEKSKEGLAKAKDILGRLGVEPSADDCVAVQHVCTIVSHRSANLLAATLGGILSRLKDNKGNPRLRTTVGIDGSLYKMHPQYARRLHKTVRRLVPESDVRFLLSESGSSKGAAMVTAVAYRLADQRRQITETLAEFRLTSDQLLEVKKRMRTEIQNGLGKKTHDSATIKMWPTYVLSTPDGSENGDFLALDLGGTNFRVLLVKIRSGKRRTVEMHNKIYAIPMEVMQGTGEELFDHIVQCISDFLDYMGMKNTRLPLGFTFSFPCRQTSLDVGILVTWTKGFKATDCEGEDVVGLLREGIKRREEFDLDVVAVVNDTVGTMMTCAYEEPTCEVGLIAGTGSNACYMEEMRNIEVVEGDVGRMCVNMEWGAFGDNGCLDDIRTEYDRAVDDFSLNLGKQRYEKMCSGMYLGEIVRNILIDLTKRGFLFRGQISETLKTRGIFETKFLSQIESDRLALLQVRSILQQLGLDSTCDDSIIVKEVCGTVSRRAAQLCGAGMAAVVDKIRENRGLNQMDITVGVDGTLYKLHPHFSGIMHQTVKELAPKCNVNFLLSEDGSGKGAALITAVGCRMREQKS